GCGATCTTGACGTGGACGGAGGTGACGCCGTCTTCGCCCGTGCTGAAATCGGAGCTGACGTCGTAGTGCGGGACCTCGGTACCGTAGACGTACTCGTTGAAGAACCAGTCGAGCTTGCGGTCGCCCGCGGCGTCGACCCATTTGGGCATGGTTTTCTCGAGTGAGTGCTTGAAGTCTTCGGTGGACGCTGACTTGCCGGCGTACTCCTGGACGAAGGCCTGCATGGATTTCTTGAACGGCTCGTCACCATTCTGCGGCGTCCAGTACATCATCTGGATCATGTGCAGGATGTAGGCGCCCTTGGCATAGATGACGGCGCGCGCAACGTCGTCGCCGGTTTTGTTGCTGTTGACGCGATAGCCCATGGTGACGGGCCCGACGTCGATGGGCCGCTTGCCGTAAGCGTTCTTCTCGAAGAGCAGACGATGCTGATCGTTCCAGTACTTGTGATACTCGTCCATCTTGGCGGAGGTCTGCATGAGGAAGAGGCTGGCGGAAAAGGTGGCGAAGCCTTCGCCCATCCACTGGTCGCGATAGCTGGACCATCCGATGAGATCGCCCCACCACTGATGCGCGACCTCGTGCGGCGTGACGGACTCCCAGAAGGACGGCATGTCGAAGTCGCGAAGACCGAAGGCGTGCTGCTCGGTGGTGTCCCAGAAGGCGCAGATGGGAAGGTAGACCATGGTGGGCCAGCCCTGGCCGTCGAGGCAGGTCGTCTGCTCGGTGAGTGAGACATGGTCGTAGGGCAGCTTGCCGAAATAGTTGGTGTAGATCTGGATGGCGGCGTTGCCCTGCGAGACCTGGTTCTTCAGACCGGGCGGCGTGGCGAGACTGCCGATGCCGTTGTTTGCGAAGTTGACGACAGAGTCAGGCAGATTGACGTTTGCGAAGCCGTCGACGGCGAAGCCTTGCGGCGTTTTGATCTCCTCCTGCCTGAAGTCGCCGATGTTGAAACCGGCGACGGGAATCGGCGCGCGCGTCTGCCAGACGTAGCGCTCGAGCGAGCCGTCGCGGTCGTGCGCGACGAGGTCGCCGGTGGCAACGGCCTGCAGGCCCCTGAGCAGATGGAAGGTGAGACGGTAGTTCGCGAAGTCGCCGAAGACGCCGTTTGGAGCGGGATACCAGGAGTCGCGCGCGGAGTGCAGGAGCTCGTAAACACCCTCGCCTTCATGCTGAACGGCGTCGGGGCCGGAGTACTTGATAAGCAGGCGGAGCGGATGATCGGTCGGCGCGTCGTGCGGGAGCTCGACCGCGAAGCCAGGGTCAGCCTTCTTGTCCTCCTGGATGAAGTCGAGCGGAGCGCCAGTCTCGGAGTAGACGCCGCTGACGCGAAGCGTGGGAAAGAGATTGAAGCCGACGACGCGCAGACCGGGACGATTCGCGGTGAGCGTCACGGTCGCGGCGCAGGTGAGCTTGCCGGACTTTTCCATCGCGATGTCGATGGCTTCGTCGGTGACATGCGTGGGAAGCGCAGCGGAGTCTGCGCGCTGCATCCGGTAGGCGGTCCAGCCGTGAAACTCGTCGGTGCCCCAGGTTGCGAGCTCAACCTGGTCGCCGTCGGCGAGCGGTGCGCCTTCGGGGTCGACGACAAAGAGCAGGTTCTTGCCGGCGAAGAATCCGCCGGCTCGGAAGGATGCGAGGAAGAAGCTGCCGTGCGCGTCAGCGGGATGATCGGAGAGAACGTCTTCGAGAATGCGCTCGTCGAGATTCCAGTGGAGCGTCAGGCGGAGGTTCTTCGCGAGCTCGGCGGCGGCCCTGGAGGCCTCGGTTGCGTCGGCGCTCGCGGAGCCTGTGGAGGCCTTGCGGATATCATCGGCGGTCGCGTCCGTGAAACGCAGAACAACGGTGGCGAAATCCTGCGACATCTCCGGCGTCTTCGTCAGCAGCGCGAGCGACCGGCGCTCGTTGGGATCGGTGGGCGAGAGTGTGAAGCGGCCTTTGCCCTCGAACACTGCGCCGGTAATGTGCCCGTTCACGGGGCCATAGAGAAAGAAGCTGCCATCGTCGAAGTGGAACGTGCCGCCCTCGCGCTCGATCGAGAGACCCTTCACTGCAATGCCGGGACCCGCGGGAAGGTTGGAGCGCATCGCCGCGTAGGTCGCTTCGGAGTTTGGCGGACGGGCAGTGCCGTTAGCTTCAATGACAGGAGCCGAGAGCTGCGCGAGGCACACGGCGGGCGCAAATGCCATCGCCAGGATGAGTGAAAGAGGCCGGACTGCGGGGAACATGGCAGCCAATATATAGCGTGTGCGCAGACTTCCGCCGCAAAATTTTGTGCACTTCCGTACTGCGCCACAGCTAGCTGCGTTCGAGCGCCATCGCAACCGAGTTGCCGCCGCCGAGGCAAAGCGCAGCGACTCCCTTGTGCACATCGCGCCGCTGCATCTCATGCAGCAATGTGACGAGCACGCGCGCTCCGCTGGCGCCGATGGGATGACCGATGGCGACGGAGCCCCCATTGACGTTCACGCGTTCGAGCGAAAGGCCAAGCTCCTTCGTAACGCCGAGCGCCTGCACGGCAAACGCCTCGTTCAGCTCAAAGAGATCCACATCGGACATCGCCCAGCCGGCGCGCTCGAGAACGCGGCGCACGCCCGTGACGGGAGCAAGCATCACCCAGCGCGGCGCAACCCCGCTGGTGGCCTGCGCGCGAATGGTCGCAAGCGGAGTGAGTTTGAGCTCGCGCGCTTTCTCAGCCGACATGACAACCACCGCAGCAGCGGCGTCGTTCACGCCGGGAGCATTGCCGGCGGTCACAGTCCCCTGCTTGCGAAACGCCGGCTTGAGCGCGGCGAGCGCCTCAAGTGTCGCATCGTCACGCACGCTCTCGTCGCGCGTAACGGTGGTGCTTCCCTTCTTGCCCGGGACTTCGACGGGGACAATCTCCGCATTGAAGCGGCCCTCCTTCCACGCGGCCGCAGCTTTGCGATGCGATTCAAGCGCGTACTGGTCCTGCTGCTCGCGCGTGAAGCCGTGCTTGTCGGCGACGAGCTCGGCGGTCTCGCCCATGTGGAAGTCCTCGCACGCGCACCACAAGCCATCACGAACCATCGAGTCGACGGCAGCGCTGTCGCCCATACGCATGCCCTTGCGCGCGGCGGGCAGAAGGTACGGCGCGTTCGACATCGATTCCATGCCGCCGGCGACGGCGATTTCGCTGTCTCCCTGCGCGATGGATTGCGCGGCGAGACCGACGGCGCGAAGCCCGGAGCCGCACACCATGTTGATCGTGAGCGCGCTTACCGAATCGGGAATACCGCCGCGCAATGCCGCCTGGCGTGCAGGATTTTGACCAAGCCCAGCGGGAAGAACACAGCCCATGACGCACTCGTCCACACTCGCAGAATCAATGCCGGCGCGGTCAATCGCTGCGCGCACCGCGATTGCGCCGAGCTCGATTGCGCTCAATGATGACAGTGCGCCGAGAAATTTTCCGACCGGTGTGCGAACGGCGCTGACGATGACGACTTCCCGCATTGCTTGCTTCTCCTCAACGTAACTTCGCGACGAAGTATACGTGTGCTTTGGATGCGCTGGCACTCGTGCGCGGTGCGCGAGTGAAGGAGCGTGAGAGCAAGTTGGAGGCCGACGAAGAGACGCGGAGGCTGTGCAAAGCAGGGTAGAAATTTCGCTCTTAATCTTCTTTTTTCTCTTGACTCTAACGCGCAAGAAATCTATACCTTCGTTAGCTGCATTGCAGCGTCGATGGTCTTCATCGATT
This is a stretch of genomic DNA from Acidobacteriaceae bacterium. It encodes these proteins:
- a CDS encoding M1 family aminopeptidase, which produces MAFAPAVCLAQLSAPVIEANGTARPPNSEATYAAMRSNLPAGPGIAVKGLSIEREGGTFHFDDGSFFLYGPVNGHITGAVFEGKGRFTLSPTDPNERRSLALLTKTPEMSQDFATVVLRFTDATADDIRKASTGSASADATEASRAAAELAKNLRLTLHWNLDERILEDVLSDHPADAHGSFFLASFRAGGFFAGKNLLFVVDPEGAPLADGDQVELATWGTDEFHGWTAYRMQRADSAALPTHVTDEAIDIAMEKSGKLTCAATVTLTANRPGLRVVGFNLFPTLRVSGVYSETGAPLDFIQEDKKADPGFAVELPHDAPTDHPLRLLIKYSGPDAVQHEGEGVYELLHSARDSWYPAPNGVFGDFANYRLTFHLLRGLQAVATGDLVAHDRDGSLERYVWQTRAPIPVAGFNIGDFRQEEIKTPQGFAVDGFANVNLPDSVVNFANNGIGSLATPPGLKNQVSQGNAAIQIYTNYFGKLPYDHVSLTEQTTCLDGQGWPTMVYLPICAFWDTTEQHAFGLRDFDMPSFWESVTPHEVAHQWWGDLIGWSSYRDQWMGEGFATFSASLFLMQTSAKMDEYHKYWNDQHRLLFEKNAYGKRPIDVGPVTMGYRVNSNKTGDDVARAVIYAKGAYILHMIQMMYWTPQNGDEPFKKSMQAFVQEYAGKSASTEDFKHSLEKTMPKWVDAAGDRKLDWFFNEYVYGTEVPHYDVSSDFSTGEDGVTSVHVKIAQSGVSDNFLMLVPIYMQMANGNTIRLATVRMRGVTAFDQTVKLGKLPSPGKKLLINYNEDVLSD
- a CDS encoding acetyl-CoA C-acetyltransferase, which gives rise to MREVVIVSAVRTPVGKFLGALSSLSAIELGAIAVRAAIDRAGIDSASVDECVMGCVLPAGLGQNPARQAALRGGIPDSVSALTINMVCGSGLRAVGLAAQSIAQGDSEIAVAGGMESMSNAPYLLPAARKGMRMGDSAAVDSMVRDGLWCACEDFHMGETAELVADKHGFTREQQDQYALESHRKAAAAWKEGRFNAEIVPVEVPGKKGSTTVTRDESVRDDATLEALAALKPAFRKQGTVTAGNAPGVNDAAAAVVVMSAEKARELKLTPLATIRAQATSGVAPRWVMLAPVTGVRRVLERAGWAMSDVDLFELNEAFAVQALGVTKELGLSLERVNVNGGSVAIGHPIGASGARVLVTLLHEMQRRDVHKGVAALCLGGGNSVAMALERS